The proteins below come from a single Miscanthus floridulus cultivar M001 chromosome 1, ASM1932011v1, whole genome shotgun sequence genomic window:
- the LOC136495862 gene encoding nicotianamine synthase 2-like, whose amino-acid sequence MDAQNVEVAALVQKIAALHADIAKLPSLSPSPVVDALFTNLVMACVPPSPVDVTKLGPDAQRMREELIRLCSDAEGHLEAHYADMLAAFDNPLDHLGRFPYFSNYINLSKLEYDLLIRYVPGLAPSRIAFVGSGPLPFSSLMLAARHLPNALFDNYDRCGAANDRARKLVRADEGLRKRMSFHTADVANLTDELRKYDVVFLAALVGMAAEDKAKVVAHLGRHMADGAALVVRSAHGARGFLYPIVDPEDIRRGGFDVLAVYHPDDEVINSVIIARKIDAHAKGLQNGHAHARGAVPIVSPPCKCCKMEANALQKREEMATTELSI is encoded by the coding sequence ATGGATGCCCAGAACGTGGAGGTTGCTGCCCTGGTGCAGAAGATCGCGGCCCTCCACGCCGACATCGCCAAGCTGCCGTCGCTGAGCCCGTCCCCCGTCGTCGACGCGCTGTTCACCAACCTCGTCATGGCCTGCGTCCCGCCGAGCCCCGTCGACGTGACCAAGCTCGGCCCGGACGCGCAGAGGATGCGAGAGGAACTCATCCGCCTCTGCTCCGACGCCGAGGGCCACCTTGAGGCGCACTACGCCGACATGCTCGCCGCCTTCGACAACCCGCTCGACCACCTCGGCCGCTTCCCTTACTTCAGCAACTACATCAACCTGAGCAAGCTCGAGTACGACCTCCTGATCCGCTATGTCCCGGGCCTAGCGCCTTCCCGCATCGCCTTCGTCGGGTCAGGCCCCCTGCCGTTCAGCTCACTCATGCTCGCCGCCCGCCACCTGCCGAACGCGCTGTTCGACAACTATGACCGGTGCGGCGCCGCCAATGACCGTGCCCGGAAGCTGGTCCGCGCGGACGAGGGCCTGCGCAAGCGAATGTCCTTCCACACCGCCGACGTCGCCAACCTCACGGACGAGCTCCGCAAGTACGACGTGGTCTTCCTGGCGGCGCTCGTCGGCATGGCGGCCGAGGACAAGGCCAAGGTGGTCGCGCACCTTGGCAGGCACATGGCGGACGGAGCGGCTCTCGTCGTGCGGAGCGCTCACGGGGCTCGCGGGTTCCTGTACCCGATCGTCGATCCGGAGGACATCCGGCGCGGCGGGTTCGACGTGCTTGCAGTGTACCACCCGGACGACGAGGTCATCAACTCCGTCATCATCGCGCGTAAGATCGACGCCCACGCGAAGGGACTTCAGAATGGGCACGCGCATGCGCGCGGCGCGGTGCCGATAGTGAGCCCGCCGTGCAAGTGCTGTAAGATGGAGGCGAACGCGCTCCAGAAGAGGGAGGAGATGGCGACGACGGAGCTGTCCATCTGA